From the Vanessa cardui chromosome 8, ilVanCard2.1, whole genome shotgun sequence genome, the window taacaaaatataaactgtTTACTCATTTACCACAGTATGACTCTGTTATGAGAAAAAGCCATTAGTGTCATCTGTCAACCAGTACCTCCTGAAATGACACCGACATTGTTGCTTAGCAACCAAAACAATAACAAAGCAACTTAAACCGACTTGTTACTTCTTCGATaagtttgatttttaaatattttaaaatgtcaatacCAGATATAGCCGCACAAATGGTGAAAAATGATTCTTCTAAATCAAGCGAGGATAATGCGCGTACTATTATTTTGGTCGGGAGTAAATCAGTGGTAAATAAATTTGCCCATCTTGATTAGAAATTAATGTGTGTGTAGTAAACTGTAAGTGATCGAGTCTATGACACCTCAATACCAAAAGTAGGCCAGTAGCTGAGACGTCATAGGTTTAATCCTGACTCCAGctgaaattaaattgttaagtaCTTAGCGGCATAGCTCCAATTACAGTAGAAAcccttattaaatatttacactcAAAACATGTAAAAGTTGTTACCTTGCTTCACACACGGTGATAAGTTTCCAGAATCTTTTAGATTCTAGTCTAGCAGTTATGATAATTACGAAGACGCCTTACGTGTCACTTGCGTATTATAATTGGTACCTAAAAAGCGTTTTTACATAAGTAAAttctattatctataaaataaattaaaacattttagggAAAATCTAATTTATTGCACAACTTTCTTGACAAAACTGATACACCAAGAGAAACATTAGTACTAGAGTATTCATTTGGTAGAAAATCTTCCCAGAAGCAAAGCATTGATAAAACTATTTGCCACGTATGGGAATATGGCGGCAAATTGGAAATGTTAAAAGATGTTTTAACATCTATTCCAATAGAAGGGAAATTCTTCTACTGTGTTATGGTAGATTTAAGCAAAATTAAAGCAATATGGAATACTTTGGAAACATGCATTAAAGCCAtcaaggaaaaaaataatgaaccgTCGGATGATATCGAGTTGATAATTATCGGAGGGAAAtacgacatttttaaaaattatggtacctaaacatttattatgtgatcagattaaattgtatattattttttataaataccaacaaatTTTTATCGTTTTCAGACAGTGAaatcaagaaaataatatgtacaACGATGAGAAGTGTTTCTTTGGTGTACAATGCTaatctattgttttattcattaaaagaatcTAATTTACTCAGAAAGGCCAAAGAAATGTTTTATACCATTGGTTTTGGTAATAATGTAACCCTCAAAGAAAAGAACACAAACTTTATGAAGCCTTTAGTAATACCTAAGGGGTCAGATTCATGGGAGAGTATCGGTGTCTCGGAGTCTACCTTGGAACATGTAAGAATTTTAATGCAGTCTATCAATGTACCTTTCtctagatttattatatatatttctatttattttattagacacATCGCAAGCAAATAAAATCCCTGAAGATATTTGATCTTTTCATATTCACATATCTGACATATTTGGGTTTGTGCAAGCTGGCAAACTGGGTAGGTTATTCATTGATATTCTAACACCatacaacagtactcagtattattacgttctggtttgaagggtgagtgagacagtgtaactataggcacaagggatataacaactTAGTTTCCAAAGTAATGGCGCGTTGGCTTTGTAAAGAATGTTCGGTGGCGACCACGTaccatccgccaacctatgtatatcataaaattaggAAGCCAAAGGTCAAGATCAAAAAGTTTGACATTGACTTCAGATAGGTTTAACagacaaaatgtataaaatattttaatgaagaactaattttcttattttccactctttacatttttgttatatttactgGTCTATTTTCCAATAGGTATACACTTTTGAACAAAATGCGCGTATATTTTTGTCTAAACTACCTATTatgacattataatttaaaattatgtataaaaaaaatatcctatacATACAAAACTACTTGAAATAATGACATTTTCAGATAAAAGCACGCCATTTATCTCGTATCACTTCAGAAACAGAAATAAAACTAGAAGTAAAAACCATTCAACGTAGTCACCCAGAACCTATATTGGACTCCTTAGCAGCCCTTAAATACGAAGAATTAAGAAACATGGAATCATATGACCCTTCAATCGAtgattacttaattttattacgataaaacactttaaaaatatttaagtaactcgcattaaatatacttttaaacttagatttttttatttaattatatgttaccCATTATCATTCAATACCATAAAATTAAGAGCACCATTTCATACTATCTATCCTAGAACGTAACTATACATAACAATCTAatctaaaaatttaaagtatcaTCCTacctttttcttttataaattaataatacaattaatatctATAGTTAATATTGCActtatctaaatattattttatctctttTAATCATTAGCAAATCTCGACACCTTaggttgaaattataaaaactataattttgttTGACGTTATACctactaaatgttttaattcaattttttatccgATTGTTTATCAAGCATCATCATGAGTATCCAGAATTGGATATGAATTAGATATGCAGACAAGTATATATAATTCTACATAGCGTTATGTCGCATAGCAACCAATGAATGCAAACAATAAATAGAATCACAAGCAAACTGCAAGTAGTTTAAACTGAAAGTACACTTTGTAAGTCCAATAATGGATATAGAAGTGGATTATAAAATCTTAAACTTGTACGTAACGAGGCAGTACAATGAATGCCTAATATTATGCAACACAACATTAAAAAACGAAAGTAATCGTATGATAGAGTTCATTCGGATGCGCGCCATGACTATTCTTGCAAAAATAGCTGGTAATGGGTACGAAGAAGTTAACTATTTCCCACAATTAGACGATTGGACAACAACATCAGTAGCGAAAACACCACGTCCTGGAACAACATTTCAAAGAGTGGTCAAAACAGCACACAATATACATTCAGTAAGTTAAAACATATTACGACATTACACATTACACGGGTACAAGTTATTAGCGAAATGCGTAActatagaaattttaaatttttttggcCCCACGATACAGGTCTCCTAGTGTGGGGTCCAAAGataatcaaacattttaaaattgctaAACCCATAATGCACCTAAAACATTGTAATCGTTTAAGCTAAGTTTAAGAAGATTAATATTGTGCCATATGTTCTAATCTATTATGTAAGCATTGtgttttttcaataaagtttattattattattattatttaatatgtatgtcCTCTACAGCTGACGCGCGACGAGCTCTTCGAGCTTTGGACTTACGAGCACGAAATACTGTCGCatgaaaatattgattattatgtttgaaatacattctatattatactatttagtaaaatctaaagtattgaataatataataaaatttttgaaaacaagAGTTGATATAATTCttgatatagtacgacacaagatagatgtagcatcggcaaaattcgtaaaaccgatcacatccgaattgagtacactatcccaaattatcaatatttatttctcatgtgaatatgatctttacacaaacgtaataacttgtaatatcatatgatctaatatattcgttaatttgaacGTCGATATAGCTGACTTTTGGTTGACAATCGTTATAGGAAGGACCACCCTCAACAGCAACACTGATACCCCGAGCCGGTACAGCTCGCAATCGCACCGCTCGCACCGCACTCCAAACAGCATCGCGAGCTTCCCGAGCTGCCACTGCCCTTGCCGGTGGTACTTCGTTTGATGTAGACGCACCCGTTACATTAAGGTTAATAGACAGAAATGACAAACTGTTCATGCCAGCGTCGAAAACTCTTtttgaatacatatattattgtgaaaGCAACGTTCGCAAGGTATATTGCTAGGAATTACAAtacgataattaaattaattccttttttatataaagtgtactattttttttttatttcaggccATGGATGTTGCGTTTCAAGCAGTAAAAGTAGATGATACAACTGACTGGTGGTGGAACTTTTCTCTTGCTCGTTGTTACGAATCTCTCGGAATGTTTAGAAATGTCGAGGAATGCTTACGACAAGCACTCAAACAGAACAAACATGTAACTATATATTTACGGTTGATAGCAATGTATGTCAGTCTTAATCAACCTCTTTCAGCCCTAGAAGTTTGTAAACAAGGTCTCTTAGTATTTCACGTCAATACGTCATTATTATTGGAACAAGCCCGTATTCACGAACATATGGGCAACAGTGCTGTAGCTGTAAAATATTACCGTATCGTAGCAACTGAAGATCCTTCTAATGTTGAGGCGATCGCAAATATCgctatgtataatttttataatgaccAACCAGAAATAGCGTTAAGATATTacaggtatatttattttaatatataaacaataacaaacaaaaataaatgtgcTTGAGTccatagagtttttttttaagatatgtgGATCCCCAAATGGGCTagctgatggtaaatggtcaccatcaatCTATAAACATCGTCTATCTTTCTAACTATTTTATATGTCGCCAAGATTGGTGTTCTATGTGCCCTTAATTTAA encodes:
- the LOC124532039 gene encoding cytoplasmic dynein 2 light intermediate chain 1, with protein sequence MSIPDIAAQMVKNDSSKSSEDNARTIILVGSKSVGKSNLLHNFLDKTDTPRETLVLEYSFGRKSSQKQSIDKTICHVWEYGGKLEMLKDVLTSIPIEGKFFYCVMVDLSKIKAIWNTLETCIKAIKEKNNEPSDDIELIIIGGKYDIFKNYDSEIKKIICTTMRSVSLVYNANLLFYSLKESNLLRKAKEMFYTIGFGNNVTLKEKNTNFMKPLVIPKGSDSWESIGVSESTLEHIKARHLSRITSETEIKLEVKTIQRSHPEPILDSLAALKYEELRNMESYDPSIDDYLILLR
- the LOC124532066 gene encoding tetratricopeptide repeat protein 8 translates to MDIEVDYKILNLYVTRQYNECLILCNTTLKNESNRMIEFIRMRAMTILAKIAGNGYEEVNYFPQLDDWTTTSVAKTPRPGTTFQRVVKTAHNIHSVRPPSTATLIPRAGTARNRTARTALQTASRASRAATALAGGTSFDVDAPVTLRLIDRNDKLFMPASKTLFEYIYYCESNVRKAMDVAFQAVKVDDTTDWWWNFSLARCYESLGMFRNVEECLRQALKQNKHVTIYLRLIAMYVSLNQPLSALEVCKQGLLVFHVNTSLLLEQARIHEHMGNSAVAVKYYRIVATEDPSNVEAIANIAMYNFYNDQPEIALRYYRRLLATNPPGPEIYNNLGLCCLYCNQWDLTLPCFRQALYFAANPETCSNIWFNLAHVALSTGDMTLARRCLLASVAISEHGPARRALRALDLRARNTIA